From the genome of Streptomyces sp. NBC_01341, one region includes:
- a CDS encoding CDGSH iron-sulfur domain-containing protein yields the protein MPSSPEHPRRITLEDDGPLLVEGPVEVTCADGSVAVSDRFVVAVCMCRRSRMYPWCDTSHRRRTRPAEVRPAGDPAD from the coding sequence GTGCCCAGCAGCCCTGAACACCCCCGTCGGATCACCCTGGAGGACGACGGCCCCCTGCTGGTGGAGGGGCCCGTCGAGGTCACGTGTGCGGACGGCTCGGTCGCCGTCTCGGACCGTTTCGTCGTGGCGGTCTGCATGTGCCGGCGCAGCCGGATGTACCCGTGGTGCGACACCAGCCACCGGCGTCGCACCAGACCGGCGGAAGTCAGGCCGGCCG